The Sebastes fasciatus isolate fSebFas1 chromosome 4, fSebFas1.pri, whole genome shotgun sequence genome window below encodes:
- the LOC141767002 gene encoding transcription factor Maf-like, protein MASELAMSNSDLPTSPLAMEYVNDFDLMKFEVKKEPLEPDPDRSISLLQCQSQNQSQNRLVAGGSLSSTPMSTPCSSVPPSPSFSAPSPGSGSGSGSGSGSEQKAHLEDFYWMTGYQQQLNPEALGFSPEDAVEALISSSHQLQSFDGYARGGPPFGGSAAGPGGSMAGEEMGSAAAVVSAVIAAAAAQNQSQNPHHHHHHHHHHHAGAHHPSSGSQSSGGGGGHQHLLRLEDRFSDDQLVTMSVRELNRQLRGVSKEEVIRLKQKRRTLKNRGYAQSCRYKRVQQRHVLEGEKTQLIQQVDHLKQEILRLARERDLYKDKYEKLISTGFRETGGSNSSDNNPSSPEFFMTSRKFLHL, encoded by the coding sequence ATGGCATCAGAGCTGGCAATGAGCAACTCCGACCTGCCCACCAGTCCCCTGGCCATGGAATATGTTAATGACTTCGATCTGATGAAGTTTGAAGTGAAGAAGGAGCCGCTGGAGCCGGATCCGGATCGCAGCATCAGCCTCCTCCAGTGCCAGAGCCAGAACCAGAGCCAGAACCGCCTGGTCGCCGGGGGATCCCTGTCTTCCACCCCGATGAGCACACCCTGCAGCTCGGTTCCTCCGTCGCCCAGCTTCTCGGCTCCTAGTCCgggatcaggatcaggatcgGGGTCGGGATCGGGGAGCGAGCAGAAGGCGCATCTGGAGGATTTCTACTGGATGACCGGCTACCAACAGCAGCTGAACCCAGAAGCTCTGGGCTTTAGTCCGGAGGACGCCGTAGAGGCGCTGATCAGCAGCAGCCACCAGCTCCAGAGCTTCGACGGCTATGCCCGGGGGGGGCCGCCGTTCGGAGGCTCCGCGGCCGGGCCGGGAGGCTCCATGGCCGGGGAGGAGATGGGATCAGCAGCCGCCGTAGTCTCCGCGGTCATCGCTGCAGCTGCAGCCCAGAACCAGAGCCAGAacccacaccaccaccaccaccatcaccaccaccaccacgccGGAGCGCACCACCCGTCCTCCGGGTCCCAGTCCTCCGGGGGCGGGGGCGGCCACCAGCACCTGCTGAGGCTGGAGGACCGCTTCTCAGACGACCAGCTGGTCACCATGTCGGTCCGGGAGCTGAACCGGCAGCTCCGGGGGGTCAGCAAGGAGGAGGTGATCCGGCTGAAGCAGAAGAGGAGGACTCTAAAGAACCGCGGCTACGCGCAGTCCTGCAGGTACAAGCGGGTCCAGCAGAGACACGTCCTGGAGGGAGAGAAGACCCAGCTGATCCAGCAGGTGGATCATCTGAAGCAGGAGATCCTCCGGctggccagagagagagacctctACAAGGACAAGTACGAGAAGCTCATCAGCACCGGCTTCAGGGAAACCGGAGGGTCCAACAGCTCCGACAACAACCCGTCCAGTCCGGAGTTCTTCAT